Genomic DNA from Paracoccus aminophilus JCM 7686:
CATTGTCGCCGCAGCACAGGCACTTGATCCGCACCTCGTTCCACAGCGTCTGGCAGCAGGCGCAGGCGGCGTAGCGCGTGCCCTCGGCGCCCATATTCTCGGTCACCATCGAGACCGCAGGACGCCCGCCACAGGCCGGACAGGTGCCGGTCTTGATCGGCACGAGCTGCTCGGGGTCGAGCGCCGCCGCATGGCGCGCGGCGTGAAGCTGGACGGCAGCGGCGACGAAGAGATGGGGGGCCACGCTGTCCTCGGGGATGCGGTCGGCCAGCACATTGGCGAAAAGCCAGTTGCGCTCATCGGCGCTGGCGGCCTTGACCGCATCCAGCGCAAGCCGCGCCGCCTCGGGCATGGCCAACCCGTCGAGCCGGGGCAGGAAGAGCTCGAGCATCTCGGGCATCATCGCGCGCAGATGATGGCGGTCGATCTGCGGCATCCGGCTTTCACGCGCCAGCGCGACCCAATCAGCCGCCGGAGCCGGCAGGGGGTTCAGATCGGCGGCAAGCCCGGCCTGTGCCGCGCAGATCCCGCTCAGAAAGCGCAGATAGGGCCCGAGATGCGCGCTGCCCTCCGCCAGATAGGCAAAGCGGCTGGCCCTTGTCTGAAACAGCGCCACCGGATCGGGCAGGCGCACCAGTGGGACTTTGGCAATGCCGCCGATCATCGACGGGTCGGGTCTGAGATCTTTCGTCATCGTTCCTCTCGGGCCGACCGGCCACCGGGGGCGTCACAGAAGCGTCGCGGGGCCTCGGGCTATTTAGCAGGTTTCGAGCGATCGTGCTCTGCCACTTCCTTCAGCCATTTGCGGTGGTGCTTGTAGGCCCAGCCACCGGTGACAGAGCCTCGGGTCATCGCCCGGAGGGTGCCACGGGTCCAGATTGCGGCATAGACATGCAGAATGAACAGCAAAATGATGCAAACCGCCGCGATGGAATGGATCAAAAGCGCGATGCGGCGGACCGGAATGGTGACGAGATCGGGGAAATATTGCTCCCAGATCATCAGGCCAGAGCCGATCAGCACCACGATCAACCCCGACATGCCCCAGAAGATGAGCTTCTGCCCGGCGTTGTATTTGCCAAGCTCGGGCAGCTTTTCCTCGTCGCCCTTGAGCACCTCGCCGATGTTTTCGACCCAAGTGACATCTTCGGCGCGCGGCAGGTTCAGCCGCCACAGTTGCACGAACATCAGAAGGAAGCTGAAAAACAGCACGATTCCGATGATCGGATGCAGCCAACGCGTCGTCTGACCGCCCCCAAAGAGCCCGGT
This window encodes:
- the fdhE gene encoding formate dehydrogenase accessory protein FdhE translates to MTKDLRPDPSMIGGIAKVPLVRLPDPVALFQTRASRFAYLAEGSAHLGPYLRFLSGICAAQAGLAADLNPLPAPAADWVALARESRMPQIDRHHLRAMMPEMLELFLPRLDGLAMPEAARLALDAVKAASADERNWLFANVLADRIPEDSVAPHLFVAAAVQLHAARHAAALDPEQLVPIKTGTCPACGGRPAVSMVTENMGAEGTRYAACACCQTLWNEVRIKCLCCGDNAKISYRAVEADDAVIKAEICGSCDHWVKILYQNKNPTLEPIADDVASLGLDLKMKETGLQRGGFNPFLMGF
- a CDS encoding formate dehydrogenase subunit gamma → MSEPRHFSQSGDHLESLRPVTVSRYRGFTRVNHWVTAISLILLLLSGMALFTPALFFLTGLFGGGQTTRWLHPIIGIVLFFSFLLMFVQLWRLNLPRAEDVTWVENIGEVLKGDEEKLPELGKYNAGQKLIFWGMSGLIVVLIGSGLMIWEQYFPDLVTIPVRRIALLIHSIAAVCIILLFILHVYAAIWTRGTLRAMTRGSVTGGWAYKHHRKWLKEVAEHDRSKPAK